The Pieris rapae mitochondrion, complete genome genome includes a region encoding these proteins:
- the COX2 gene encoding cytochrome c oxidase subunit II (TAA stop codon is completed by the addition of 3' A residues to the mRNA) — protein MATWSNFNLQNGASPLMEQMIFFHDHTLVILLMITILVMYLMMNLFFNKFINRFLLEGQMIELIWTILPAITLIFIALPSLRLLYLLDELNNPLITLKSIGHQWYWSYEYSDFKNIEFDSYMINEMDNPNNFRLLDVDNRIILPMNNQIRILVTATDVIHSWTIPSLGVKVDANPGRLNQTNFFINRPGIFFGQCSEICGANHSFMPIVIESISMNNFINWINNYS, from the coding sequence ATGGCAACTTGATCAAATTTTAATTTACAAAATGGAGCTTCCCCTCTTATAGAACAAATAATTTTTTTTCATGATCATACTTTAGTTATTTTATTAATAATTACTATTTTAGTAATATATTTAATAATAAATTTATTTTTTAATAAATTTATTAATCGATTTTTATTAGAAGGGCAAATAATTGAACTTATTTGAACTATTTTACCGGCTATTACTTTAATCTTTATTGCATTACCATCTCTTCGATTATTATACTTACTTGATGAATTAAATAATCCTTTAATTACTTTAAAATCCATTGGACATCAATGATATTGAAGTTATGAATATTCTGATTTCAAAAATATTGAATTTGATTCTTATATAATTAACGAAATAGACAACCCAAACAATTTTCGATTATTAGATGTAGATAATCGAATTATTCTTCCAATAAACAACCAAATTCGAATTTTAGTTACAGCAACAGATGTAATCCATTCTTGAACTATTCCTTCTCTAGGAGTAAAAGTTGATGCTAACCCAGGTCGTTTAAATCAAACTAATTTCTTTATTAATCGTCCTGGAATTTTTTTTGGTCAATGTTCAGAAATTTGTGGAGCAAATCATAGATTTATACCTATTGTAATTGAAAGAATTTCTATAAATAACTTCATTAACTGAATTAATAACTATTCAT
- the ATP8 gene encoding ATP synthase F0 subunit 8 has translation MPQMMPINWILFFFFFLFIFLLFNIMNYYINYNFNFKYKMKTNLNKKYLSWKW, from the coding sequence ATTCCTCAAATAATACCAATTAATTGAATTTTATTTTTTTTTTTTTTTTTATTTATTTTTTTATTATTTAATATTATAAATTATTATATTAATTATAATTTTAATTTTAAATATAAAATAAAAACTAACCTAAATAAAAAATACTTATCTTGAAAATGATAA
- the ATP6 gene encoding ATP synthase F0 subunit 6, with amino-acid sequence MMNNLFSIFDPSTNIFNLPLNWMSTFIGLMFIPFSFWLIPNRHFFLWKFIITKLHNEFKILLNFKKNKGSTLIFISLFSFILFNNFLGLFPYIFTSTSHLTISLTLSLSLWLTFMLFGWINNSKHMFIHMIPQGTPSILMPFMVLIETISNIIRPGTLAIRLTANMIAGHLLLTLLSSTGNSMSNYFLLFLIIVQILLLILESAVAVIQSYVITILSTLYSSETN; translated from the coding sequence ATGATAAATAACTTATTTTCTATTTTTGACCCATCAACTAATATTTTTAACTTACCATTAAATTGAATAAGAACTTTTATTGGATTAATATTCATCCCATTTTCTTTTTGATTAATTCCTAATCGTCATTTTTTTTTATGAAAATTTATTATTACAAAACTTCATAATGAATTTAAAATTTTACTTAACTTTAAAAAAAATAAAGGATCAACTTTAATTTTTATTTCTTTATTTTCTTTTATTTTATTTAATAATTTTTTAGGACTTTTTCCTTATATTTTTACAAGAACTAGTCATCTAACTATTTCCTTAACCTTATCTTTATCTTTATGATTAACATTTATATTATTTGGGTGAATTAATAACTCAAAACATATATTTATTCATATAATCCCACAAGGAACACCAAGAATTTTAATACCATTTATAGTATTAATTGAAACAATTAGAAATATTATTCGACCTGGAACTTTAGCTATTCGTTTAACAGCTAATATAATTGCTGGTCATTTATTACTAACTTTATTAAGAAGAACAGGAAATTCAATAAGAAATTATTTTTTATTATTTTTAATTATTGTTCAAATTTTATTATTAATTTTAGAAAGAGCTGTAGCAGTAATTCAATCCTATGTTATTACAATTTTAAGAACCCTTTATTCTAGAGAAACCAATTAA
- the COX3 gene encoding cytochrome c oxidase subunit III, with protein sequence MTKNTHNHPYHLVDYSPWPLTGAIGTMTLVTGMVKWFHNFKMDLLILGYIIILLTMFQWWRDVCREGTFQGKHTILVSKGLRWGMILFIVSEIFFFISFFWAFFHSSLAPNIELGTMWPPMNITPFNPFQIPLLNTIILITSGLTVTWAHHALMNNNFSQTYQSLIITITLGFYFSLLQMYEYYEAPFSISDSVYGSTFFVATGFHGLHVIIGTIFILTCFIRLTNKHFSSSHHFGFEAAAWYWHFVDVVWLFLYISIYWWGN encoded by the coding sequence ATGACAAAAAATACACATAATCACCCTTATCATTTAGTAGATTATAGCCCATGACCTTTAACCGGGGCAATCGGAACAATAACTTTAGTAACGGGAATAGTTAAATGATTCCACAATTTTAAAATAGATTTATTAATTTTAGGATATATTATTATTCTATTAACAATATTCCAATGATGACGAGATGTATGCCGAGAAGGAACTTTCCAAGGTAAACATACAATTCTTGTTTCAAAAGGATTACGATGAGGAATAATTTTATTTATTGTTTCAGAAATTTTTTTTTTTATTTCATTTTTTTGAGCTTTTTTCCATAGTAGTTTAGCCCCTAATATTGAATTAGGAACCATATGACCTCCAATAAATATTACTCCATTCAACCCATTTCAAATTCCATTATTAAATACAATTATTCTAATTACATCTGGGTTAACAGTAACATGAGCTCATCATGCCTTAATAAATAATAATTTTTCTCAAACTTACCAAAGTTTAATTATTACTATTACTTTAGGATTCTATTTTTCTCTACTTCAAATATATGAATATTACGAAGCTCCATTTTCTATCTCTGATAGAGTATATGGATCAACATTTTTTGTAGCAACAGGATTTCACGGATTACACGTAATTATCGGAACAATTTTTATTCTTACATGCTTTATTCGACTAACAAATAAACACTTTTCAAGTTCACACCATTTCGGATTTGAAGCAGCAGCATGATATTGACACTTTGTAGACGTAGTATGATTATTTTTATATATTTCTATTTACTGATGAGGTAATTAA
- the ND3 gene encoding NADH dehydrogenase subunit 3, protein MKIMFLMSTIFFLISNMFIMISSILSKKTNLDREKCSPFECGFDPKCLPRIPFSLHFFLITVIFLIFDVEIALIFPIIPSFYMTNMFIWFKTSIFFLIMLLLGLYHEWNQKMLNWTY, encoded by the coding sequence ATTAAAATTATATTTCTTATATCAACTATTTTTTTTTTAATCTCTAATATATTTATTATAATTTCATCAATTTTATCAAAAAAAACAAATTTAGATCGAGAAAAATGTTCACCATTTGAATGTGGGTTTGACCCTAAATGTTTACCGCGAATTCCATTTTCTTTACATTTCTTTTTAATCACTGTAATCTTCTTAATTTTTGATGTTGAAATTGCTTTAATTTTCCCAATTATCCCATCTTTTTATATAACAAATATATTTATTTGATTTAAAACAAGAATTTTTTTTTTAATTATATTATTATTAGGTCTTTATCATGAATGAAATCAAAAAATACTAAATTGAACATATTAG